In Nitrososphaerota archaeon, a single genomic region encodes these proteins:
- a CDS encoding exonuclease, with protein MGGAKVSSNGGIQVDADGTRFILDPRGAVRADYAFVSHAHLDHMHNPSRTERVIASDATRDLAKARGYDLGQTVEEVEGVELLDSGHILGSRAIRIADEVYYTGDASGRERAFLGKCKTRRARILIMETTYGSPEYHFPQTAKLVKEVNSVIGGAYDRGKPVVLMGYPLGKAQLLSYYFSSWEPLFFHEKVAAMNKVHVDYGVPLKEGSVFDPLKDSDSLPDGPWLMVSPMSSGRSRLMSHLKKRHGAVLIAFSGWAVGGGYSFSMGADYAFPLSDHCDYPELIRLVEAVSPELVYTTHGFAAEFASDLRKMGFSARTLSAYQSSLSDYP; from the coding sequence TTGGGAGGCGCAAAGGTCTCTTCCAACGGCGGCATTCAGGTCGACGCCGACGGGACTAGGTTCATCCTCGACCCCCGGGGCGCCGTCAGGGCAGACTACGCCTTCGTCTCGCACGCCCACCTCGACCACATGCACAACCCTTCGAGGACCGAGCGTGTAATCGCATCAGACGCAACCAGGGACCTCGCCAAGGCGAGAGGGTACGACCTGGGCCAGACTGTCGAAGAGGTCGAAGGGGTGGAGCTCCTGGACTCTGGGCACATCCTGGGCTCCAGGGCCATCCGCATAGCCGACGAAGTCTACTACACTGGCGACGCTTCGGGAAGAGAAAGGGCCTTCCTCGGCAAGTGCAAGACGAGGCGGGCGCGCATCCTCATCATGGAGACAACCTACGGGAGCCCCGAGTACCACTTCCCTCAGACCGCGAAGCTCGTCAAGGAGGTCAACAGCGTTATCGGAGGGGCATACGACAGAGGAAAGCCGGTGGTCCTGATGGGCTATCCCCTAGGCAAGGCCCAGCTCCTCTCCTACTACTTCTCCAGCTGGGAGCCGCTCTTCTTCCACGAGAAGGTGGCTGCGATGAACAAGGTGCACGTCGACTACGGGGTCCCACTGAAGGAGGGGTCGGTCTTCGACCCCCTGAAGGACTCCGACTCCCTCCCCGACGGACCCTGGCTGATGGTATCGCCCATGTCCAGCGGGAGGAGCAGGCTGATGTCGCACCTGAAGAAGCGCCACGGGGCCGTTCTCATCGCCTTCAGCGGCTGGGCTGTCGGGGGAGGCTACAGCTTCTCCATGGGGGCGGACTACGCCTTCCCCCTGAGCGACCACTGCGACTATCCTGAGCTCATCAGATTGGTCGAGGCGGTCTCCCCGGAGCTGGTCTATACCACCCACGGGTTCGCTGCCGAGTTCGCCTCAGACCTCCGAAAGATGGGATTCTCCGCCCGCACCCTCTCCGCCTACCAGTCCTCCCTGTCAGACTACCCGTAG